One region of Octopus sinensis linkage group LG30, ASM634580v1, whole genome shotgun sequence genomic DNA includes:
- the LOC118768613 gene encoding zinc finger protein OZF-like isoform X1, giving the protein MEDVNHSDTSNGTVFTNINTATETDRCDKLVDKNVPEYYCEICKKTFSSEREVSVHKEIHNKVTAYHCDICGKYFVSNNNLTIHRRIHSGEKPFHCEMCGKSFSDNSNFVVHKRIHTGEKPYHCEICGKSFSDNSSLVVHIRSHTGEKPFHCEICGKYFVKNGDLKKHIRKHTGEKPFPCEICGKSFSDNSNLVVHRRIHTGEKPFHCEICGKSFNTKGQLNRHKRIHTGEKPFHCEVCGKSLASNGDLTTHKRSHTGEKPFPCEICGKSFSDNSNLVVHKRIHTGEKPFHCEICGKYFVQNGDLNKHKRIHTGEKPFHCEICGKSFTQNSCLIIHNRSHTGEKPYYCEICGKSFSTNGDLTTHKRSHTREKPFQCEICEESFVYRRYLTEHKRLHSGEKPYNCEMCGISFSKNSLLKTHKQIHTGGKSLDLT; this is encoded by the exons ATGGAGGACGTTAATCACTCGGACACTTCAAATGgaactgtttttaccaatataaatACAGCTACAGAAACCGACAGATGTGATAAACTTGTAGACAAAAATGTTCCTGAATATTACTGTGAGATTTGTAAGAAGACATTCTCTTCAGAGCGTGAAGTCTCCGTGCACAAAGAAATACATAATAAGGTAACGGCCTATCATTGTGACATTTGTGGAAAATATTTTGTCTCAAACAATAATTTAACGATACACAGGAGGATACACTCGGGTGAAAAACCGTTTCACTGTGAAAtgtgtggaaaatcattctctgataattctaattttgtagtTCACAAACGaatccacacaggagagaaaccttaccattgtgaaatctgtggaaaatcattctccgATAATTCTAGTCTTGTAGTTCACATACgcagtcatacaggagagaagccgtttcattgtgaaatttgtgggaaatatTTTGTCAAGAATGGCGACTTGAAAAAACATATAAGGAaacatacaggtgaaaaaccctttccttgtgaaatctgtgggaaatCTTTCTCTGATAATTCTAATCTTGTCGTTCACAGAAGAATTCATACGGGAGAAAAACCAtttcattgtgaaatctgtggaaaatcatttaaCACCAAAGGTCAGTTAAATAGACACAAACGAATACACACGGGGGAAAAGCCTTTCCACTGTGAGGTGTGCGGAAAATCGTTGGCGTCCAATGGTGATTTAACAACACACAAACGtagtcacacaggagagaaaccttttcCTTGTGAAATATGcggcaaatcattctctgacaatTCTAACCTTGTTGTTCATAAAcgaattcatactggagaaaaaccttttcactgtgaaatttgtgggaaatatTTTGTTCAGAATGGTGATTTAaacaaacataaacgtattcatacaggagaaaaaccatttcattgtgaaatctgtggaaaatcatttacTCAGAATTCTTGCCTTATTATCCACAATCGTAGTCAcactggagaaaagccatattactgtgaaatctgtggaaaaTCTTTCAGCACTAACGGTGATTTAACGACACACAAACGTAGTCACacaagagagaaaccatttcagtgtGAAATATGTGAGGAGTCCTTTGTTTATAGAAGATATTTAACAGAACACAAAAGACTACACTCAGGAGAAAAACCGTATAATTGTGAA ATGTGTGGGATTTCATTTAGTAAAAATAGTctgttaaaaacacacaaacaaatacacacaggaGGGAAATCTCTTGATTTAACATAA
- the LOC118768613 gene encoding zinc finger protein 239-like isoform X2, with amino-acid sequence MEDVNHSDTSNGTVFTNINTATETDRCDKLVDKNVPEYYCEICKKTFSSEREVSVHKEIHNKVTAYHCDICGKYFVSNNNLTIHRRIHSGEKPFHCEMCGKSFSDNSNFVVHKRIHTGEKPYHCEICGKSFSDNSSLVVHIRSHTGEKPFHCEICGKYFVKNGDLKKHIRKHTGEKPFPCEICGKSFSDNSNLVVHRRIHTGEKPFHCEICGKSFNTKGQLNRHKRIHTGEKPFHCEVCGKSLASNGDLTTHKRSHTGEKPFPCEICGKSFSDNSNLVVHKRIHTGEKPFHCEICGKYFVQNGDLNKHKRIHTGEKPFHCEICGKSFTQNCCLIIHNRSHTGEKPYYCEICGKSFSTNGDLTTHKRETILV; translated from the exons ATGGAGGACGTTAATCACTCGGACACTTCAAATGgaactgtttttaccaatataaatACAGCTACAGAAACCGACAGATGTGATAAACTTGTAGACAAAAATGTTCCTGAATATTACTGTGAGATTTGTAAGAAGACATTCTCTTCAGAGCGTGAAGTCTCCGTGCACAAAGAAATACATAATAAGGTAACGGCCTATCATTGTGACATTTGTGGAAAATATTTTGTCTCAAACAATAATTTAACGATACACAGGAGGATACACTCGGGTGAAAAACCGTTTCACTGTGAAAtgtgtggaaaatcattctctgataattctaattttgtagtTCACAAACGaatccacacaggagagaaaccttaccattgtgaaatctgtggaaaatcattctccgATAATTCTAGTCTTGTAGTTCACATACgcagtcatacaggagagaagccgtttcattgtgaaatttgtgggaaatatTTTGTCAAGAATGGCGACTTGAAAAAACATATAAGGAaacatacaggtgaaaaaccctttccttgtgaaatctgtgggaaatCTTTCTCTGATAATTCTAATCTTGTCGTTCACAGAAGAATTCATACGGGAGAAAAACCAtttcattgtgaaatctgtggaaaatcatttaaCACCAAAGGTCAGTTAAATAGACACAAACGAATACACACGGGGGAAAAGCCTTTCCACTGTGAGGTGTGCGGAAAATCGTTGGCGTCCAATGGTGATTTAACAACACACAAACGtagtcacacaggagagaaaccttttcCTTGTGAAATATGcggcaaatcattctctgacaatTCTAACCTTGTTGTTCATAAAcgaattcatactggagaaaaaccttttcactgtgaaatttgtgggaaatatTTTGTTCAGAATGGTGATTTAaacaaacataaacgtattcatacaggagaaaaaccatttcattgtgaa atctgtggtaaatcatttactcAGAATTGTTGCCTTATTATCCACAATCGTagtcacactggagaaaaaccatattactgtgaaatctgtgggaaatCTTTCAGCACTAACGGTGATTTAACGACACACAAGAGAGAAACCATTTTAGTGTGA